Proteins encoded by one window of Lycium barbarum isolate Lr01 chromosome 11, ASM1917538v2, whole genome shotgun sequence:
- the LOC132616668 gene encoding large ribosomal subunit protein eL20z-like, with amino-acid sequence MSKEGKDSHHHHHGHHGHHHQEVHQSPPPPATEYGTFGQPPLPVAGFPQPVPPPGALEPAEYYARGYQAVPGNIDESGAVIEPPLPCCGIGLGWFMFITGFFLAAIPWYVAAFILLATRAVDNREKPGYVLCTIAAVLATIAIVFGLTKI; translated from the exons ATGAGTAAAGAAGGCAAGGATAGTCATCATCACCATCATGGTCACCATGGCCATCATCACCAGGAGGTACAccaatcaccaccaccaccagcaACTGAATATGGTACTTTTGGACAACCTCCTTTGCCGGTAGCCGGTTTCCCTCaaccagttcctccaccgggggCACTTGAACCTGCTGAATACTATGCTCGTGGTTATCAAGCTGTTCCAG GTAATATTGATGAGAGTGGAGCTGTGATAGAGCCTCCCCTTCCTTGCTGCGGTATTGGTCTTGGCTGGTTCAT GTTCATTACTGGTTTCTTTCTTGCTGCCATCCCTTGGTATGTTGCTGCATTTATCCTGCTTGCCACCAGAGCAGTTGATAATCGAGAGAAACCAGGATATGTTTTATGCACCATTGCT GCTGTTCTCGCTACAATTGCTATCGTATTTGGTTTAACAAAGATTTAA
- the LOC132616667 gene encoding persulfide dioxygenase ETHE1 homolog, mitochondrial, with protein MLRFQSYRLFNEAPFIQSFKPQLASLISAQMGSYSTTSYSANHSPKLVFRQLFEKESSTYTYLLADALHPQKPALLIDPVDKTADRDLALVKELGLKLIYAINTHVHADHVTGSGLIKTKLPGVKSIISKASNAKADLFVEPGDKIYFGDIFLEVRATPGHTLGCVTYVTGDGPNQPQPRMAFTGDALLIRGCGRTDFQGGSSEKLYDSVHSQIFTLPMDTLVYPAHDYKGFTVSTVGEEMLYNPRLSKDKETFKSIMQNLSLSYPKMMDVAVPANMVCGLQETKSEAC; from the exons ATGTTGAGATTCCAAAGTTATAGATTGTTCAATGAAGCCCCTTTTATTCAATCATTTAAACCCCAATTAGCTTCTCTAATTAGCGCTCAAATGGGTTCGTATTCAACAACATCGTATTCTGCTAATCATAGTCCTAAACTTGTTTTTCGTCAGCTATTTGAGAAGGAATCGTCGACATATACTTACCTTCTTGCTGATGCTTTACACCCCCAAAAGCCTGCTCTg CTGATTGACCCAGTGGATAAAACAGCAGATCGTGATCTTGCACTTGTTAAAGAACTGGGTTTGAAACTTATATATGCTATAAACACACATGTACATGCTGATCATGTCACTGGCTCTGGCTTGATCAAG ACAAAGCTCCCTGGTGTGAAATCAATCATTTCCAAAGCAAGCAATGCAAAAGCTGATCTTTTTGTTGAACCTGGTGATAAGATCTACTTTGGTGATATTTTTCTGGAG GTTCGTGCAACTCCTGGTCACACACTAGGTTGTGTTACCTATGTCACAGGAGATGGACCCAATCAACCTCAGCCAAGGATGGCTTTTACTGGTGATGCCCTTTTGATACGTGGGTGTGGAAGGACAGACTTTCAG GGTGGAAGTTCAGAGAAATTGTATGATTCAGTTCATTCACAG ATTTTCACATTGCCCATGGACACATTGGTTTATCCTGCTCATGACTACAAAGGATTCACT GTCAGCACAGTGGGAGAGGAGATGCTATACAATCCACGCCTATCAAAAGATAAG GAAACATTCAAAAGCATTATGCAAA ATTTGAGTTTGTCATATCCGAAAATGATGGACGTTGCAGTTCCAGCTAACATGGTTTGCGGATTACAAGAGACAAAATCTGAAGCATGCTAA